From one Lotus japonicus ecotype B-129 chromosome 3, LjGifu_v1.2 genomic stretch:
- the LOC130747718 gene encoding uncharacterized protein LOC130747718, whose amino-acid sequence MAYDRNRGSSVMEGFTLNPLPYPVLLILALIFIFLGISWYLSYEEVVETAQEQFGWVLFATPVVLILLVRWLSSMENTDWFSGLSPWSGRGRIYEGSSEGSSPWGVAALIVVVLIMVQFQSNFLESWFP is encoded by the coding sequence ATGGCTTATGATAGAAACAGAGGATCCTCTGTTATGGAAGGGTTCACTCTGAATCCCCTGCCATATCCTGTTCTGTTAATCTTAGCactgatcttcatcttccttgGAATATCATGGTACCTTTCATATGAAGAAGTTGTTGAAACTGCTCAAGAACAATTTGGGTGGGTTCTGTTTGCTACTCCAGTGGTGCTAATACTTTTAGTTCGTTGGCTATCTTCCATGGAGAACACAGATTGGTTCTCTGGTTTGTCTCCATGGAGTGGGCGCGGGAGAATCTACGAAGGCTCATCAGAAGGGAGCTCTCCATGGGGTGTGGCTGCTTTGATTGTGGTGGTGCTGATAATGGTGcaatttcaatccaacttcCTTGAAAGCTGGTTTCCTTGA
- the LOC130745077 gene encoding uncharacterized protein LOC130745077: MESRVDDLERSVTSMKEMATEQFEELRRLIMNRERRRTRGRSNTPRFRQASRERDREASSHSGSRTGSRFSDHSRERFDHPHRVHLRAVTGRRVDIPMFDGSDAYGWINRVERFFQLSRVGEEERLEMVMIAMEGKALGWFQWWEEQAPERAWEPFKHALIRRFQPTLVQNPFGPLLSIKQKGSVMAYRESFEEAAAPMRGADREILKGVFQNGLQEEIRAEMKLYPAADLAGLMDRALLIEEKNSALRGGKTKEEDKRGWKDKGGIGVKFSSNGEKHTNSSSSYVGKNTAGGQGQEGKTTQSKESNEGSGNEAKVPERKWNGGQRLSQSELQERSRKGLCFKCGEKWGKEHVCTKKHYQFILIEGEEDEEEEEIFEEAEDGEFILEGKVLQLSLNSKEGLTSNQSFKIRGRIGGREVLILVDCGATSNFISQELVAELGLQVIATTEYVVEVGNGAKERNSGVCKNLKIEAQGIPIVQHFFLLSLGGTELVLGMDWLASLGNIKANFKNLTLQWEVHGRKMRLQGDHFKRENKQSMRSSKKLQRRATKEEFLAYDSMCATNKKEEMIPQQLKEVLVEFPEVFKTP, from the coding sequence ATGGAATCCAGAGTAGATGATCTCGAGCGATCCGTGACGTCGATGAAGGAGATGGCGACGGAGCAATTTGAAGAACTCCGAAGGCTCATCATGAATCGCGAGCGGAGGCGAACTCGAGGACGTTCCAACACACCCAGATTCCGGCAAGCATCGCGTGAGAGAGATCGCGAAGCTTCTTCGCATTCCGGGTCGCGAACCGGGTCGCGATTTTCTGACCACAGCAGAGAGCGATTTGATCATCCTCATCGTGTCCATTTGCGAGCAGTAACGGGAAGGAGGGTGGATATCCCGATGTTCGATGGGAGCGACGCTTATGGGTGGATCAATCGGGTAGAGCGCTTCTTCCAACTCAGTCGAGTCGGAGAAGAGGAAAGGTTGGAAATGGTGATGATCGCCATGGAAGGAAAGGCTCTGGGATGGTTCCAGTGGTGGGAAGAGCAAGCTCCGGAGCGAGCTTGGGAACCTTTCAAGCATGCCTTGATTCGAAGGTTTCAACCCACCTTGGTTCAGAACCCATTTGGACCTTTGCTTAGCATTAAGCAGAAGGGTAGTGTCATGGCCTATAGAGAGAGCTTTGAAGAAGCTGCAGCTCCGATGAGAGGTGCTGATAGGGAGATTCTGAAAGGGGTGTTTCAGAATGGGTTACAAGAGGAGATTAGAGCAGAGATGAAGTTGTATCCTGCTGCTGATTTAGCTGGACTGATGGATAGGGCCTTGTTaatagaagaaaagaactcTGCTCTCAGGGGAGGaaagaccaaggaagaagacaaGAGAGGATGGAAGGATAAAGGAGGGATTGGTGTCAAATTTTCCAGTAATGGGGAAAAACATACAAATTCTAGTTCAAGCTATGTTGGGAAGAACACTGCTGGGGGGCAAGGACAGGAGGGCAAGACCACTCAATCCAAAGAGAGTAATGAGGGAAGTGGGAATGAAGCTAAGGTTCCGGAGAGGAAGTGGAATGGAGGGCAAAGACTATCACAAAGTGAATTGCAAGAGCGAAGTAGGAAGGGATTGTGTTTTAAATGTGGCGAAAAATGGGGAAAGGAGCATGTGTGCACTAAGAAGCATTACCAATTCATCCTAATTGAAGGggaggaggatgaggaagaggaggaaaTCTTTGAAGAAGCTGAGGATGGGGAGTTTATCTTGGAGGGCAAGGTGCTACAACTGTCCCTCAACAGCAAGGAAGGGTTAACCTCTAATCAGTCTTTCAAAATCAGGGGAAGAATAGGAGGAAGGGAGGTGTTGATTTTGGTGGATTGTGGGGCTACTAGTAATTTCATTTCTCAGGAACTAGTTGCTGAATTGGGGCTGCAAGTGATTGCTACCACAGAATATGTTGTAGAGGTGGGAAATGGGGCCAAGGAGAGGAATTCAGGGGTCTGTAAGAACCTCAAAATAGAAGCACAAGGGATCCCTATTGTTCAACATTTTTTCCTACTGAGTCTTGGAGGTACTGAACTGGTTCTGGGTATGGATTGGCTGGCAAGTTTAGGCAACATTAAGGCCAATTTCAAGAACCTTACCCTTCAATGGGAGGTGCATGGTAGGAAGATGAGGCTGCAAGGAGACCACTTCAAGAGAGAAAACA
- the LOC130747719 gene encoding uncharacterized protein LOC130747719 encodes MMVDSEANVKMENRKRKRKEKLHDQPQKPSKLHRVDSPHKPQDTGSHSPWNNLELILCIKDKDIDLHRKVNQAFNFVHSIVDGGADDAGQHCETIKLPRLLYYLNDWILTVLFPPNGKENWGNGKTPQVEGIEAYMDLRCWKIFKFCLQESLKFSVSLNMSRNLLQTIQFIARNALSLLEDSSICSGELHVSDERSKLYDTVLDCVSSVFSSHGGLSNENLDLWVETAKVALELVLKMYSKNLDDSVVGTFALPFLWSVLQPFSKFLMVHPARKGFHNFVDKLLEPLLHILGELHLRVNGSDPIWMGRLTKVVEEVLSHGLFHPVQIDEFLSLHGSEKYVASGDDKSKDSKGTIKSYHRHLFDVLNKIIVRKNATAMGSLGLIFRLYVNSARKFKGTSVLYEGSKTVENTDAVRQPVPGENHSSNNIFADTQKSLFNFFVLIMEPLLIEINASLQAKMDAELLLLDLYGLLKSISNLLTSFMQEKVYVKTEDTSGGSYLNFLKKIFNTLITSSTSVLFLPNKDTTHMEKERYILSANEILVGIGHLLEIEYEVIGEDLVNLWVIMLSYSAINCNLMKDFGQCSLASTVPALGCQIINLYSQLRQVKIAILALCKAIRLIISHEGNAEEISSRSLKFLSNEVYSESVERLLSSHKFIHAIYKAIESIPEGQVSGCIRQLSDDISESLQWMKDCSPSVDGKLQNFNLHAELLGRGLSRLYCLVLDSVTITEGNSNLLGVALKESMALLRPYLSILVGQQSDTICKFLSSVIGKSVEVVGKGKVLKKFGRSSQWVFVFFFQLFVSCRSLLRQAISLMPPSLSKKMSAAVGDYTAYSAYELMEKIDEIDIDFFSWIVQPSSSLLAVMQFISDIYLKYSPDDSFPLIYIFQSMALQRLVDLNKQIMLFKYLQKKSYRSRIKALKEEAAGLTNFIMENLSCIYQSPVFVSDDVTCEDVVSLAPQSNGWNQGVYAANKNSLPIAIWSNLCKNVDTWGNHGSKKHLKKFISHLLRTSLQCLTSSFPEPEMRVIDECKLLKRVTLPQISLDLLSDSLLYEQKFAHRNLPAIFCGVLEKYVLPLFSSITSESANLQSSPNWAEFSSALDISTLVDENKKVQVDCSGVEKSIAPSCDKLPSDTGSRVKTFPMAVKSFTDCNHLLNLLCLMPDINARSFSQVVTCIFNLERLLVSALLYVRSTVYQDYYCEYLRLFVSCRKALRYIFMGFCEKADTIQSSSNSIISGSSFPALWLSKSLSVIVGIQETMSAENIALFESLMFSLMDHTSYALLGLGKYQIIHVFSTNKEAEMTCEEICNQKNSHAENHLSSPSQYLDSPKLEALKCLTFVAENLKGQIQSLLVSQKDIPCCVNMGFGLTYESINRLSSAVSCFSGVLWGLTSVMDQTDTTDSDHKEGLMWKSENASELYRCIFSLIEVIDFFVSKLLIENNQLSKNLHDSQSFEKSVLNLSLLDTKYLSPECSVSRANSLAGTQQESKAAATCSTSSVTDDVSKSANENENENSVASVLARVDSPETQRLNKPLLQSLVKGDHPEAAFFLRQLLIASSSLLRLNLHKDDSSMRSSSVRTFIEISRVLLLEFTEMAVAPKQSAFLLLDGALSYMRELARYFPLTDPTLSMKVYTELIEIHMKAIGKTILLQGKRATLTFHERQSSTKTLHKGSFEADSSEFFCFCLDEFKTRLRMSLKAFIERQSELHLLSTIQAIERALVGVQEGCTMIYDVNTSKNGGEISSLVAAGIDCFDMILEFVSGRKSLKLIKRHCQSLVAAVFNIIVHLQSPLIFNVKLTSGTVGSTPDPGSAILMCVEVLVTVSRKLALFSTDVWHVGHLLHIPAVLFQNFHQLRNSKASAPSDSFMISEEQISHPAERVNSCHVDHQFSINLFVACCQLLWTVIRHRPSECKQCVAHLEASVAGLLNCLETVLDNQSMVNKGCFSLQVEEGVKCACFLRRIYEEIKQQKDIFNRHCSLFLSNYIWVYSGYGPRRSGIRREVDEALRPGVYALIDACSVDDLQYLHTVFGEGPCRNTLASLQHDYKLNFKYEGKV; translated from the exons TGAAACTATAAAGCTGCCAAGACTACTGTATTACCTTAATGATTGGATCTTGACAGTGTTGTTCCCTCCAAATGGGAAGGAAAACTGGGGTAATGGGAAGACACCTCAGGTTGAGGGAATTGAGGCATATATGGATCTTCGTTGttggaaaatattcaagttCTGCTTGCAAGAGTCTTTGAAGTTTTCTGTATCTTTGAACATGTCCCGGAACCTCCTACAGACTATTCAGTTTATTGCCAGAAATGCTTTGTCGCTACTGGAGGACTCATCGATATGTTCAGGAGAACTTCATGTATCCGATGAAAGGTCTAAACTGTATGATACTGTTCTTGATTGTGTTTCATCCGTATTCTCATCCCATGGTGGGTTGTCAAATGAAAACTTGGACTTGTGGGTTGAAACAGCAAAGGTAGCACTCGAACTTGTCCTTAAAATGTATAGCAAGAACCTTGATGATAGCGTTGTGGGTACTTTTGCACTGCCCTTTTTGTGGTCAGTGCTTCAACCATTCTCCAAATTTTTAATGGTCCATCCAGCTAGGAAAGGATTTCATAATTTCGTGGATAAACTTCTCGAGCCACTTTTGCATATCTTGGGTGAGTTGCATCTTCGGGTTAATGGAAGCGATCCCATTTGGATGGGGAGATTAACGAAGGTGGTGGAAGAAGTTCTTTCCCATGGACTTTTTCATCCAGTTCAAATTGATGAGTTTTTAAGCTTACATGGTTCTGAAAAGTATGTTGCTTCAGGTGATGATAAATCAAAAGACTCAAAAGGAACTATTAAGAGCTATCATAGACATTTATTTGACGTGCTGAACAAAATTATTGTTAGGAAGAATGCTACGGCAATGGGAAGCTTAGGCTTGATATTTCGTTTGTATGTTAATTCCGCAAGAAAGTTCAAGGGAACTTCAGTTTTGTATGAAGGGAGCAAGACAGTGGAGAACACGGATGCTGTAAGGCAACCAGTGCCAGGAGAAAATCATAgctcaaataatatttttgcaGACActcaaaaatcactttttaatttttttgtactgATTATGGAACCTCTTTTGATTGAGATTAATGCCTCTCTCCAAGCTAAAATGGATGCGGAGCTCCTCTTGCTGGATCTTTATGGTCTACTCAAATCTATCAGTAATTTGCTTACTAGTTTTATGCAAGAGAAAGTATACGTGAAAACAGAGGACACGTCTGGAGGATCTTACCTTAATTTCTTGAAGAAAATATTTAATACACTGATAACTAGTTCCACTAGTGTACTCTTCCTGCCCAACAAAGATACAACTCACATGGAGAAGGAAAGATACATTTTATCAGCTAATGAGATACTAGTTGGTATCGGACATCTTTTAGAAATTGAATATGAGGTTATTGGAGAAGATTTGGTGAATTTATGGGTTATTATGCTGTCATACTCTGCCATCAATTGCAATTTGATGAAGGATTTTGGTCAATGCTCATTAGCTTCCACTGTACCTGCCTTAGGGTGCCAAATAATTAATCTCTACAGCCAACTTCGCCag GTGAAAATTGCTATTTTGGCATTGTGCAAAGCAATAAGGCTTATTATATCTCATGAGGGTAATGCTGAAGAAATTTCTTCTAGATCCTTGAAATTTTTGTCTAATGAAGTTTATTCAGAATCAGTTGAAAGGCTCTTATCTTCACATAAATTCATCCATGCTATTTATAAAGCCATCGAATCTATTCCAGAAGGACAAGTGAGTGGGTGTATCAGGCAGTTATCAGATGATATATCAGAATCTCTTCAGTGGATGAAAGATTGCTCTCCGTCGGTTGATGGGAAGTTACAAAATTTTAATCTGCACGCCGAACTCTTGGGCAGAGGGTTGTCTAGACTGTATTGTTTAGTGCTTGATTCAGTCACTATAACCGAAGGCAATAGTAATCTTCTTGGAGTTGCTCTCAAAGAATCAATGGCATTATTGCGTCCCTACTTGAGTATTCTTGTTGGACAACAATCAGATACTATTTGCAAGTTCTTGTCATCTGTCATTGGAAAGTCTGTTGAAGTGGTTGGGAAGGGAAAGGTTTTGAAGAAGTTCGGTAGGTCTAGTCAATGGGTCTTTGTGTTCTTTTTTCAGTTGTTTGTGTCCTGCCGGAGCTTACTTAGGCAAGCAATCAGCCTTATGCCTCCTAGTTTATCAAAGAAGATGTCTGCTGCTGTGGGAGATTACACAGCATATTCTGCTTATGAGTTGATGGAGAAGATTGATGAGATAGACATTGATTTTTTCTCATGGATTGTTCAACCTTCTTCTTCCCTCCTTGCTGTTATGCAATTTATTTCTGACATATATCTTAAATATAGCCCGGATGATTCTTTTCCTTTGATCTATATATTTCAATCCATGGCTCTTCAAAGGCTTGTTGACTTGAATAAGCAGATTATGCTGTTCAAGTATTTGCAAAAGAAGAGTTACAGATCACGAATCAAGGCACTGAAGGAAGAGGCTGCTGGACTTACTAATTTTATTATGGAAAACTTATCATGTATATATCAATCCCCAGTCTTTGTTTCTGATGATGTAACTTGTGAAGATGTAGTTTCTCTGGCTCCACAAAGCAATGGATGGAACCAAGGAGTTTATGCTGCCAACAAGAATTCATTGCCAATAGCCATTTGGTCAAATCTTTGCAAAAATGTCGATACTTGGGGCAACCATGGTTCCAAGAAGCATTTGAAAAAGTTCATCTCACATTTACTCCGTACTTCCCTTCAATGTTTAACGAGCAGTTTTCCAGAGCCTGAAATGCGTGTAATTGATGAGTGTAAGCTGCTCAAGAGAGTCACTTTGCCACAAATATCTTTAGACCTTCTAAGTGATTCACTTTTGTATGAACAAAAA TTTGCCCACAGGAATCTTCCCGCAATATTTTGCGGCGTTCTAGAGAAATATGTGCTGCCGTTATTTAGTAGTATCACAAGTGAGAGTGCCAACCTTCAGTCATCGCCTAACTGGGCTGAGTTTTCAAGTGCCCTCGACATCTCCACACTTgttgatgaaaataaaaaggttCAAGTTGATTGTTCTGGAGTTGAAAAGTCAATTGCTCCATCATGTGACAAACTTCCTTCAGATACCGGCAGCAGAGTCAAGACCTTTCCTATGGCTGTCAAAAGTTTTACAGATTGCAACCATTTGCTTAATCTCTTATGTTTGATGCCTGATATAAATGCAAGATCATTTTCACAAGTTGTGACTTGTATTTTCAATCTTGAACG GCTTCTTGTCAGTGCCTTGCTTTATGTTCGGAGCACAGTGTACCAGGATTATTATTGTGAGTATTTGAGATTATTTGTCTCTTGCCGGAAGGCCTTAAGGTATATCTTCATGGGATTTTGTGAGAAGGCAGACACTATCCAATCCTCATCAAACTCAATAATTTCCGGAAGTTCATTTCCTGCTTTATGGCTTTCAAAGTCATTGTCTGTGATTGTTGGGATTCAAGAGACAATGTCAGCAGAAAATATTGCTCTATTTGAGTCCCTGATGTTTTCTTTAATGGATCACACATCATATGCCTTGTTGGGCTTAGGAAAATATCAAATTATTCATGTTTTTTCCACCAATAAAGAAGCTGAGATGACTTGTGAAGAGATCTGCAATCAAAAAAATAGCCATGCAGAGAATCATTTGTCTTCGCCTTCTCAGTATTTAGATTCTCCCAAGCTTGAGGCATTGAAATGTTTAACCTTTGTGGCTGAGAATTTGAAAGGGCAGATACAAAGCTTGCTGGTTTCTCAAAAGGATATCCCCTGCTGTGTCAATATGGGATTTGGTCTTACTTATGAAAGCATTAATAGATTGTCTTCTGCTGTTTCGTGCTTTAGCGGAGTTTTGTGGGGCCTAACATCTGTCATGGACCAAACTGATACAACAGATAGTGATCATAAAGAAGGGTTGATGTGGAAAAGTGAAAATGCCTCTGAACTATATCGCTGCATATTTTCTCTTATAGAAGTTATTGATTTTTTTGTAAGCAAACTGCTTATTGAAAATAATCAGCTCTCGAAAAATTTACATGATAGCCAGAGTTTTGAAAAGTCCGTCCTCAATTTATCTCTTTTGGATACAAAGTATTTGTCACCTGAATGCTCAGTTTCTAGGGCTAATAGCTTGGCTGGCACACAACAAGAATCTAAAGCTGCAGCTACTTGTTCTACTTCATCAGTAACTGATGATGTCTCCAAAAGTgccaatgaaaatgaaaatgaaaattctgTCGCTAGTGTTTTGGCTAGGGTTGATTCCCCTGAGACACAACGTCTGAATAAGCCTTTGTTGCAAAGCTTGGTAAAAGGTGATCACCCTGAAGCAGCTTTTTTCCTGAGACAACTGTTAATTGCTTCCTCATCCCTTTTGAGACTAAATTTGCATAAGGATGATTCTTCAATGCGTTCAAGTTCTGTGCGTACCTTTATTGAAATATCACGAGTCTTGTTATTAGAATTCACAGAGATGGCTGTGGCCCCTAAACAATCGGCTTTTCTTTTGCTAGATGGTGCTCTCAGCTATATGAGAGAGTTAGCAAGGTATTTTCCTTTGACTGATCCTACCTTGTCCATGAAAGTATATACAGAATTGATAGAGATTCACATGAAGGCAATAGGCAAGACCATATTGTTGCAAGGAAAAAGGGCAACGCTAACCTTCCATGAAAGACAGTCAAGTACCAAGACACTTCATAAAGGATCATTTGAAGCTGACTCTTCCGAATTTTTCTGCTTTTGCTTGGATGAATTTAAAACTAGACTGCGGATGTCATTGAAAGCATTTATAGAGAGACAATCAGAGTTGCATCTATTGTCTACTATACAGGCCATTGAGAGAGCTCTAGTTGGAGTACAAGAAGGATGTACAATGATCTATGACGTCAACACAAGTAAAAATGGGGGAGAAATTTCATCACTTGTAGCCGCTGGCATTGATTGCTTTGACATGATTCTTGAATTTGTTTCCG GTCGGAAAAGCTTGAAGCTGATTAAAAGACACTGTCAGAGCTTAGTAGCTGCTGTTTTCAATATTATTGTGCATTTACAGAGCCCACTTATTTTCAATGTGAAGTTGACATCTGGAACAGTGGGCAGTACTCCTGATCCTGGGTCGGCCATTCTCATGTGTGTTGAAGTACTCGTTACGGTTTCAAGGAAACTTGCTCTATTCTCGACAGACGTGTGGCATGTGGGTCATTTGTTACATATCCCTGCTGTGCTCTTTCAGAATTTCCATCAGCTTAGAAATTCTAAAGCTTCTGCTCCATCAGATTCATTTATGATTTCAGAAGAGCAAATTTCTCATCCAGCAGAGAGAGTAAATTCATGTCATGTAGATCACCAGTTCTCAATTAACCTATTTGTTGCATGTTGTCAACTATTGTGGACTGTTATAAGGCATCGTCCAAG CGAGTGCAAGCAGTGTGTTGCCCATCTTGAAGCTTCGGTTGCTGGTCTTCTTAATTGCTTGGAGACAGTTTTAGACAACCAATCAATGGTGAATAAGGGTTGCTTTTCTTTACAAGTAGAAGAGGGGGTGAAATGTGCTTGTTTTCTTCGAAGAATTTATGAAGAG ATAAAACAGCAAAAGGATATATTTAATCGGCATTGTTCTCTGTTCTTATCCAACTACATATGGGTTTATTCAGGATATGGACCGAGAAGAAGTGGTATCAGAAg AGAAGTAGATGAAGCTCTAAGACCAGGTGTCTATGCTTTGATAGATGCTTGCTCAGTTGATGATCTCCAATATCTTCACACTGTTTTTGGAG AGGGACCTTGCAGAAATACCTTGGCAAGTCTTCAACATGATTACAAActcaattttaaatatgaaGGAAAAGTGTGA